A portion of the Anabas testudineus chromosome 22, fAnaTes1.2, whole genome shotgun sequence genome contains these proteins:
- the LOC113148571 gene encoding transformer-2 protein homolog beta-like isoform X1, protein MSDNEKEFREKDSQPGSRSASPRGSAKSASRSPACSKDGSRRSRSRSRSRSRSKSRSRSHRSSRRHYSRSRSRSHRRRSRSRSRSWEYRRRRSHSRSPMSNRRRHIGNRANPDPSACLGVFGLSLYTTERDLREVFSKYGPLADVNIVYDQQSRRSRGFAFVYFENSADSKEAKERANGMELDGRRIRVDFSITKRAHTPTPGIYMGRPTYGGGGSSRRVSRDYDRGYERGYDRGYERDCDRYDDQEYRSYRRRSPSPYYSRGYRSRSRSRSYSPRHY, encoded by the exons ATGAGCGACAACGAGAAAGAATTCCGGGAGAAG GACTCGCAGCCCGGCTCAAGAAGCGCGTCCCCTCGGGGCTCTGCAAAGTCTGCCAGCCGTTCACCAGCATGCTCCAAAGATGGCTCCCGCCGTTCTAGGTCCAGATCTCGTTCTAGGTCCAGATCAAAGTCCAG GTCCCGTTCTCATCGAAGCTCGCGCAGGCACTACTCTCGCTCTCGTTCCCGCTCCCACCGGCGCCGTTCCAGGAGCCGATCTCGCAGCTGGGAATACCGTCGCCGTAGGAGCCATAGCCGTTCCCCCATGTCAAATCGACGCAGACACATTGGCAATAGG GCCAACCCAGACCCCAGCGCATGTCTGGGTGTGTTTGGACTGAGTCTGTACACCACTGAGAGGGATCTGAGAGAAGTGTTCTCTAAATATGGGCCTTTGGCTGATGTCAACATTGTGTATGACCAGCAGTCACGTCGCTCAAGAGGCTTTGCCTTTGTCTATTTTGAAAACTCTGCAGACTCCAAGGAG gCCAAGGAGCGTGCTAATGGTATGGAGTTGGATGGGCGAAGGATTAGAGTGGATTTTTCCATTACCAAACGAGCTCATACCCCCACTCCTGGAATCTACATGGGACGCCCCACGTA CGGTGGAGGTGGTTCATCGCGACGCGTCTCAAGGGACTATGACAGGGGCTACGAAAGGGGCTATGACAGAGGTTATGAGCGTGACTGTGATCGCTATGACGATCAAGAGTACAGATCCTACAG ACGCAGGTCTCCTTCTCCTTACTACAGTAGAGGGTACCGCTCTCGATCCCGATCACGCTCCTACTCACCAC GTCACTACTGA
- the LOC113148571 gene encoding transformer-2 protein homolog beta-like isoform X2: MSNRRRHIGNRANPDPSACLGVFGLSLYTTERDLREVFSKYGPLADVNIVYDQQSRRSRGFAFVYFENSADSKEAKERANGMELDGRRIRVDFSITKRAHTPTPGIYMGRPTYGGGGSSRRVSRDYDRGYERGYDRGYERDCDRYDDQEYRSYRRRSPSPYYSRGYRSRSRSRSYSPRHY, from the exons ATGTCAAATCGACGCAGACACATTGGCAATAGG GCCAACCCAGACCCCAGCGCATGTCTGGGTGTGTTTGGACTGAGTCTGTACACCACTGAGAGGGATCTGAGAGAAGTGTTCTCTAAATATGGGCCTTTGGCTGATGTCAACATTGTGTATGACCAGCAGTCACGTCGCTCAAGAGGCTTTGCCTTTGTCTATTTTGAAAACTCTGCAGACTCCAAGGAG gCCAAGGAGCGTGCTAATGGTATGGAGTTGGATGGGCGAAGGATTAGAGTGGATTTTTCCATTACCAAACGAGCTCATACCCCCACTCCTGGAATCTACATGGGACGCCCCACGTA CGGTGGAGGTGGTTCATCGCGACGCGTCTCAAGGGACTATGACAGGGGCTACGAAAGGGGCTATGACAGAGGTTATGAGCGTGACTGTGATCGCTATGACGATCAAGAGTACAGATCCTACAG ACGCAGGTCTCCTTCTCCTTACTACAGTAGAGGGTACCGCTCTCGATCCCGATCACGCTCCTACTCACCAC GTCACTACTGA
- the senp2 gene encoding sentrin-specific protease 2 isoform X1: MYGWIADGISSLFEPVTGKTSTQQWPEKRNASADIPTRPGAKAGAQRQESHGRPVKRNYQSVDVPDGVCQSDPVEVKRRRRDVVISFVRKTVAGVASLFRLRNPLTIKSEKPRHYEETQPVTLMGIDELHTSWLNSTEWRMDKPVGGVNDRGGKNPFQNSSPPLLRKYSGTALPAGFPDRGKDRERRGSLQLLPSRSALRVGIANPDPTSNGFGHTRCYKPSLTVEEAIKQNNKEHYRRLLEMVTEKYSKSQPLPFNQTKPQDELLSQIDHRTAASVKSFESIPRKMGCTAVPTVFTWRNAPAAKDRWGGLTFNKSFSGSCEDMQPVRSAKQKQAPELDLSTEVATRLNLVDRETLAVSLPDTHSTHTRHSDEDIPRLSKEMAMEVSGALAHSDPNIVLSAAFKLRITQRDLSTLQEGGWLNDEVINFYLSLVMERSSGEAAGLKVYSFSTFFFPKLRGGGGGQPGGHAAVKRWTKAVDIFLYDLILVPLHLGVHWAMAVIDLKSKTVRSYDSMGQRHDDICSLLLVYLKEEHRAKKGKELDAIKWTVGSLRATDIPQQKNGSDCGVFACKYADYIAKGRSLTFKQCHMPLFRKLMIWEILNKKLL, from the exons ATGTATGGATGGATAGCTGACGGCATCTCGTCGCTGTTTGAGCCCGTTACGGGGAAAACCTCCACCCAGCAGTGGCCCGAGAAACGTAACGCTAGCGCTGACATACCCACACGACCTGGCGCTAAAGCGGGAGCACAGCGACAGGAGAGCCACGGAAGGCCGGTTAAACGGAACTACCAAAG TGTTGATGTTCCAGATGGTGTTTGCCAGAGTGACCCGGTAGAGGTGAAAAGACGCAGACGAg atgtAGTAATCAGTTTTGTGAGGAAGACTGTGGCCGGGGTAGCAAGTCTATTCAGGCTGCGGAACCCACTGACAATCAAGAGTGAGAAACCAAGACATTATGAAGAAACGCAG CCTGTCACTCTGATGGGGATAGATGAGCTCCACACTTCATGGCTGAACAGTACTGAGTGGAGAATGG ATAAGCCAGTTGGTGGAGTGAATGATCGGGGTGGGAAGAATCCCTTTCAGAACTCTTCACCTCCTTTATTGAGGAAATACAG TGGGACAGCACTGCCTGCCGGGTTCCcagacagagggaaagacagagagaggagaggctcCCTCCAGCTGCTGCCTTCACGGTCTGCTCTGAGGGTGGGAATTGCTAACCCTGACCCAACTAGCAATGGCTTTGGACATACCCGCTGCTACAAGCCCAGTCTTACTGTGGAAGAG GCCATAAAGCAGAATAATAAGGAGCACTACAGGCGTTTGCTGGAGATGGTGACggaaaaatacagcaaaagtCAACCACTACCTTTCAACCAAACAAAACCGCAAGA TGAGTTGCTGTCTCAGATTGATCACAGAACTGCTGCTTCAGTGAAATCATTTGAATCAATTCCCAGGAAGATGGGATGCACAG CTGTCCCAACTGTGTTCACATGGAGAAATGCACCTGCAGCCAAGGACAG ATGGGGTGGCTTGACTTTCAATAAGTCATTCAGTGGCAGCTGTGAGGACATGCAGCCTGTTAGAAGTGCAAAG CAGAAACAGGCGCCAGAGTTGGACCTATCTACAGAAGTAGCTACTCGCCTCAATCTAGTGGACAGAGAGACTCTGGCTGTCAGCCTGCCTGACACACATTCTACACATACAAGGCACAGTGATGAGGACATTCCTAGGCTGAGCAAG GAAATGGCAATGGAGGTGAGTGGAGCTCTGGCTCACAGTGATCCCAACATTGTTCTAAGTGCTGCCTTTAAACTTCGCATTACACAGAGAGACCTGTCCACACTGCAGGAAGGTGGCTGGCTCAATGATGAG GTGATAAACTTCTACCTGTCCCTTGTAATGGAGCGGAGTTCTGGTGAAGCAGCAGGATTAAAAGTTTACTCCTTCAGCACATTCTTCTTTCCTAAActgagaggtggaggaggtgggcaGCCTGGTGGCCATGCTGCTGTGAAGCGCTGGACCAAAGCTGTTGACATCTTCCTCTACGACCTCATCCTGGTCCCTCTGCATTTGGGTGTCCACTGGGCAATGGCT GTGATAGATTTGAAATCAAAGACGGTGAGGTCATATGATTCAATGGGACAAAGACATGATGACATCTGTAGTCTTTTACT AGTCTACCTGAAAGAGGAGCACAGAGCAAAGAAAGGCAAAGAGCTTGATGCCATCAAGTGGACTGTTGGAAGCTTGAGGGCCACT GATATACCGCAGCAGAAAAATGGCAGTGACTGTGGAGTTTTTGCTTGTAAATACGCTGACTATATAGCAAAAGGAAGGTCTCTCACTTTCAAACAG TGCCACATGCCTCTCTTCAGGAAGTTAATGATTTGGGAAATCCTCAATAAAAAGCTGCTATAG
- the senp2 gene encoding sentrin-specific protease 2 isoform X2 gives MYGWIADGISSLFEPVTGKTSTQQWPEKRNASADIPTRPGAKAGAQRQESHGRPVKRNYQSVDVPDGVCQSDPVEVKRRRRDVVISFVRKTVAGVASLFRLRNPLTIKSEKPRHYEETQPVTLMGIDELHTSWLNSTEWRMDKPVGGVNDRGGKNPFQNSSPPLLRKYSGTALPAGFPDRGKDRERRGSLQLLPSRSALRVGIANPDPTSNGFGHTRCYKPSLTVEEAIKQNNKEHYRRLLEMVTEKYSKSQPLPFNQTKPQDELLSQIDHRTAASVKSFESIPRKMGCTAVPTVFTWRNAPAAKDRWGGLTFNKSFSGSCEDMQPVRSAKKQAPELDLSTEVATRLNLVDRETLAVSLPDTHSTHTRHSDEDIPRLSKEMAMEVSGALAHSDPNIVLSAAFKLRITQRDLSTLQEGGWLNDEVINFYLSLVMERSSGEAAGLKVYSFSTFFFPKLRGGGGGQPGGHAAVKRWTKAVDIFLYDLILVPLHLGVHWAMAVIDLKSKTVRSYDSMGQRHDDICSLLLVYLKEEHRAKKGKELDAIKWTVGSLRATDIPQQKNGSDCGVFACKYADYIAKGRSLTFKQCHMPLFRKLMIWEILNKKLL, from the exons ATGTATGGATGGATAGCTGACGGCATCTCGTCGCTGTTTGAGCCCGTTACGGGGAAAACCTCCACCCAGCAGTGGCCCGAGAAACGTAACGCTAGCGCTGACATACCCACACGACCTGGCGCTAAAGCGGGAGCACAGCGACAGGAGAGCCACGGAAGGCCGGTTAAACGGAACTACCAAAG TGTTGATGTTCCAGATGGTGTTTGCCAGAGTGACCCGGTAGAGGTGAAAAGACGCAGACGAg atgtAGTAATCAGTTTTGTGAGGAAGACTGTGGCCGGGGTAGCAAGTCTATTCAGGCTGCGGAACCCACTGACAATCAAGAGTGAGAAACCAAGACATTATGAAGAAACGCAG CCTGTCACTCTGATGGGGATAGATGAGCTCCACACTTCATGGCTGAACAGTACTGAGTGGAGAATGG ATAAGCCAGTTGGTGGAGTGAATGATCGGGGTGGGAAGAATCCCTTTCAGAACTCTTCACCTCCTTTATTGAGGAAATACAG TGGGACAGCACTGCCTGCCGGGTTCCcagacagagggaaagacagagagaggagaggctcCCTCCAGCTGCTGCCTTCACGGTCTGCTCTGAGGGTGGGAATTGCTAACCCTGACCCAACTAGCAATGGCTTTGGACATACCCGCTGCTACAAGCCCAGTCTTACTGTGGAAGAG GCCATAAAGCAGAATAATAAGGAGCACTACAGGCGTTTGCTGGAGATGGTGACggaaaaatacagcaaaagtCAACCACTACCTTTCAACCAAACAAAACCGCAAGA TGAGTTGCTGTCTCAGATTGATCACAGAACTGCTGCTTCAGTGAAATCATTTGAATCAATTCCCAGGAAGATGGGATGCACAG CTGTCCCAACTGTGTTCACATGGAGAAATGCACCTGCAGCCAAGGACAG ATGGGGTGGCTTGACTTTCAATAAGTCATTCAGTGGCAGCTGTGAGGACATGCAGCCTGTTAGAAGTGCAAAG AAACAGGCGCCAGAGTTGGACCTATCTACAGAAGTAGCTACTCGCCTCAATCTAGTGGACAGAGAGACTCTGGCTGTCAGCCTGCCTGACACACATTCTACACATACAAGGCACAGTGATGAGGACATTCCTAGGCTGAGCAAG GAAATGGCAATGGAGGTGAGTGGAGCTCTGGCTCACAGTGATCCCAACATTGTTCTAAGTGCTGCCTTTAAACTTCGCATTACACAGAGAGACCTGTCCACACTGCAGGAAGGTGGCTGGCTCAATGATGAG GTGATAAACTTCTACCTGTCCCTTGTAATGGAGCGGAGTTCTGGTGAAGCAGCAGGATTAAAAGTTTACTCCTTCAGCACATTCTTCTTTCCTAAActgagaggtggaggaggtgggcaGCCTGGTGGCCATGCTGCTGTGAAGCGCTGGACCAAAGCTGTTGACATCTTCCTCTACGACCTCATCCTGGTCCCTCTGCATTTGGGTGTCCACTGGGCAATGGCT GTGATAGATTTGAAATCAAAGACGGTGAGGTCATATGATTCAATGGGACAAAGACATGATGACATCTGTAGTCTTTTACT AGTCTACCTGAAAGAGGAGCACAGAGCAAAGAAAGGCAAAGAGCTTGATGCCATCAAGTGGACTGTTGGAAGCTTGAGGGCCACT GATATACCGCAGCAGAAAAATGGCAGTGACTGTGGAGTTTTTGCTTGTAAATACGCTGACTATATAGCAAAAGGAAGGTCTCTCACTTTCAAACAG TGCCACATGCCTCTCTTCAGGAAGTTAATGATTTGGGAAATCCTCAATAAAAAGCTGCTATAG